A single region of the Panthera tigris isolate Pti1 chromosome B1, P.tigris_Pti1_mat1.1, whole genome shotgun sequence genome encodes:
- the ODAM gene encoding odontogenic ameloblast-associated protein, with the protein MKTIILLGLLGATMSAPLIPQRLMSASNSNELLLNLNTAQLQPLQFQGPFNSWIPPFSGILQQQQQAQIPGLSQFSLSAFDRLAGLFPNQTPFPGWVSFAQGSQVGQLDPSQPQTSPQTQQGSNHVMPYVFSFKMPQEQAQMFQYYPVYMLLPWEQPQQTATQSPPQTGQQQFEEQMPFYTQFGYIPVQVEPVIPGVQQQLALDPFTDTASETVVMPAGAQKEMINFKHANRGLFIPSTSQKPSTTNYFAPAIDPTITPQVMEKKANTDYRKEP; encoded by the exons atgaaaactataattcTTCTTGGGCTTCTGGGAGCCACAATGTCAGCCCCA cttaTCCCACAGCGCCTTATGTCTGCAAGCAACAGCAATGAG ttACTTCTGAATCTTAATACTGCTCAGCTTCAGCCACTACAGTTTCAG GGCCCATTTAATTCATGGATTCCTCCTTTCTCTGGGATTCTACAACAGCAGCAGCAAGCTCAAATTCCAGGGCTCTCCCAATTCTCTTTATCAGCTTTTGACCGGTTGGCTGGACTGTTCCCAAATCAGACACCTTTCCCAGGATGGGTCAGTTTTGCCCAGGGATCTCAGGTGGGACAGCTGGACCCCTCACAGCCTCAAACATCACCACAGACCCAACAGGGCTCTAATCAT GTTATGCCCTATGTGTTCTCCTTCAAAATGCCTCAAGAGCAAGCACAG ATGTTTCAGTACTATCCAGTCTACATGCTCCTACCTTGGGAACAACCTCAACAGACAGCCACACAGTCACCTCCACAAACAGGACAGCAGCAATTTGAGGAGCAG ATGCCATTCTATACCCAATTTGGATATATTCCAGTACAAGTAGAACCT GTTATACCGGGAGTCCAGCAGCAACTAGCCTTAGATCCCTTCACAGACACAGCTTCTGAAACTGTTGTGATG CCAGCAGGagcacaaaaagaaatgataaacttTAAGCATGCCAACAGAGGACTTTTCATTCCTTCTACTTCACAAAAACCCAGCACTACAAATTATTTTGCTCCTGCTATAGACCCAACTATTACCCCCCAGGTGATGGAAAAGAAG GCCAATACTGATTACCGAAAGGAACCATAA